One Microbacterium sp. W4I20 DNA window includes the following coding sequences:
- a CDS encoding MFS transporter, which produces MLAPLSGDVVTLLALRFLGGVGLGAVPAIALAYLSEEIDAAHTAAATGSYIAGATIGGLVGRILAGSIIEVGGWQCGVVTAAGVCVVAALVATRSYENLPAQRLRCGRLLRVESGKTPRKATDMR; this is translated from the coding sequence TTGCTCGCCCCACTCAGCGGTGACGTCGTGACGCTTCTGGCCTTGCGATTCCTCGGAGGCGTCGGGCTTGGCGCCGTACCGGCGATAGCGCTCGCTTACCTCAGCGAAGAGATCGACGCGGCCCACACCGCTGCAGCAACAGGGAGCTACATCGCGGGAGCCACCATCGGAGGGCTGGTCGGCCGAATTCTCGCGGGGAGCATCATAGAAGTCGGCGGGTGGCAGTGCGGGGTCGTTACCGCAGCCGGCGTCTGCGTGGTGGCGGCCCTAGTTGCGACACGTAGTTATGAGAACCTGCCCGCCCAGAGATTACGGTGCGGTCGCCTCCTTCGCGTCGAGTCAGGGAAGACGCCTCGCAAGGCTACGGATATGAGATAG
- a CDS encoding helix-turn-helix domain-containing protein, with translation MALIQPQESMHPPVERVSAGYFREGSDYATWRSTGTSDYLLVHTVEGRGRFGTTGDDLLVGPGDAVLLPPGVLHDYGTDLDAGVWEFGFAHFRPRTDWVSLIDWPLRDGLGLLQTSGEVHTRVNSALLRSARMRQSTLLHAELFAVNAVEEALLWLDTQNTLSSRTDERILRVMEFIAGNVAGLLDVTQLASVSHLSVSRFTHLFTEHVGLSPQRYVERERMLAAQQLLNLTNRTVASIARDTGWTDPLYFSQRFHRFTGLSPSKYRKQGRR, from the coding sequence ATGGCACTGATCCAGCCGCAGGAGTCGATGCACCCCCCCGTCGAGCGCGTGTCCGCGGGCTACTTCCGGGAGGGGTCTGACTACGCGACGTGGAGAAGTACGGGCACGAGCGACTACCTCCTGGTGCACACGGTGGAGGGAAGAGGCCGGTTCGGAACGACCGGCGACGACTTGCTCGTCGGACCGGGAGACGCCGTTCTTCTTCCTCCCGGAGTGTTGCACGACTACGGAACTGATCTCGATGCCGGGGTGTGGGAGTTCGGATTCGCGCACTTTCGGCCTAGGACCGACTGGGTTTCGCTGATCGACTGGCCGCTGCGAGACGGGCTCGGCCTTTTGCAGACCAGCGGTGAAGTTCACACTCGCGTGAACTCGGCTCTCCTGAGGTCTGCGAGGATGCGCCAGAGCACTCTGCTGCACGCCGAGTTGTTCGCCGTCAACGCTGTTGAGGAAGCGCTGCTCTGGTTGGATACGCAGAACACACTATCCTCCCGCACCGATGAGCGGATACTGCGTGTGATGGAGTTCATCGCGGGCAACGTCGCGGGTCTGCTTGACGTCACGCAGCTTGCTTCCGTCTCCCATCTCTCGGTGTCGCGCTTCACCCACCTCTTCACCGAGCACGTGGGGCTCAGCCCGCAACGCTACGTGGAGAGGGAAAGGATGCTCGCAGCCCAGCAACTCCTCAACCTCACCAACCGCACGGTGGCGAGCATTGCGCGAGACACTGGCTGGACAGATCCGCTGTATTTCTCGCAACGCTTCCATCGGTTTACGGGGCTAAGCCCAAGCAAGTACCGCAAGCAGGGTCGTAGGTAA
- a CDS encoding ImmA/IrrE family metallo-endopeptidase, which yields MTKLQLVSGEEDDVRKYARGALRAASAGDRLPVPLNDVAAAVDLQKHALFDLGGPGDLPPTIRSIYKKLKGKVLGLLDVEERRYFVDTSLSVERQRFTEAHEIGHDALPWHKSAYYGDDLHTLAPDTRESLEIEANLFSAEILFAGKRFNREADDWAPSLDVPLALNSQFQVSAAAAIRRYVAGSKREIALIGTGLFGGASGSLPIFNAITDQSMTFEARYGRIREMLPAKLTGGIFPSIAAIHADHRGTIEPCEVTLVTRRGPVKFAAEAFVNGRNGFVLLTRRRRLDGQRLSLV from the coding sequence ATGACGAAGCTGCAGCTGGTGTCGGGCGAAGAAGATGACGTTCGGAAATATGCACGCGGCGCACTACGCGCGGCATCTGCTGGCGACCGACTCCCCGTCCCGCTCAACGACGTTGCGGCGGCTGTCGATCTTCAGAAGCACGCCCTCTTCGATTTGGGTGGGCCCGGAGATCTGCCGCCGACGATTCGGTCAATCTACAAGAAGCTCAAGGGAAAAGTCTTGGGTCTGCTCGACGTAGAGGAGCGGCGCTACTTCGTCGACACGTCCCTGAGTGTCGAACGACAGCGCTTCACAGAAGCGCACGAGATCGGCCACGATGCCCTTCCGTGGCATAAGAGTGCCTATTACGGCGATGACCTGCATACGTTGGCGCCCGACACTCGAGAGAGCCTCGAGATCGAGGCGAACCTGTTCTCGGCGGAGATTCTTTTCGCTGGCAAGCGCTTCAACCGGGAAGCCGACGACTGGGCACCTTCGCTGGATGTCCCACTCGCGCTGAACTCTCAATTCCAGGTGTCGGCCGCTGCAGCAATTCGCCGATATGTAGCCGGAAGCAAGCGCGAGATCGCACTGATCGGCACGGGGCTGTTTGGGGGTGCAAGTGGCAGCCTGCCGATCTTCAACGCCATCACGGACCAGTCCATGACGTTCGAGGCTCGATACGGCCGCATTCGTGAGATGTTGCCGGCTAAGCTCACCGGCGGGATCTTCCCGAGTATCGCGGCCATTCACGCGGATCACCGAGGAACTATCGAACCGTGCGAGGTGACTCTCGTCACTCGGAGGGGACCGGTGAAGTTCGCTGCCGAAGCATTCGTGAACGGCAGGAACGGCTTCGTCCTGCTCACGCGCCGTCGCCGCCTCGATGGACAGCGCCTGAGCCTCGTGTAG
- a CDS encoding L-fucose/L-arabinose isomerase family protein: MTSNTLSPLPSKIRRKTRIGLVAGGLGTYWPQFPGLLPQLEESSRFVSARFAEMDAEVIDIGFISDAREGAAAAERLRMADCDLIVLFLTTYLTSSMVLPIAQRSRTPVLVIDLQPTEKMDHVAFDTGMWLAYCGQCPVPEVGNVFRRAGIPFRSVSGHLRQEAAWERISVWVRAAHIRASLRHARHGLMGHLYPGMLDVSTDLTLLSTTFGSHVEVLEFDDLRQRVDRVTEPQVAERVALAREVFTVDDTVDAEDFAWGARVSVALDSLVEDFDLDTLAYYHRGLDGELHERLGAGMILGASLLTARGIPTTGEYELRTTVAQLATQVIGAGGSFTEIQALNFEDNVVEMGHDGPAHLAVSSQEPLLRGLGVFHGKRGWGVSVEFDVHPGHVTLLGLGQDRDGSLVFVASEGVVRPGPLLSIGNTTSRVDFDRDPGVWVDEWSGTGVGHHWSLSIGHHANDYRAAANLLGIDFTQI, encoded by the coding sequence ATGACCTCGAATACGCTCAGCCCACTTCCGTCAAAGATCCGACGGAAGACCCGCATCGGTCTCGTTGCGGGCGGTCTCGGCACATACTGGCCCCAGTTTCCTGGACTACTCCCGCAGCTCGAGGAATCGTCGCGCTTCGTCTCTGCCCGGTTTGCCGAGATGGATGCCGAGGTCATCGATATCGGCTTTATCTCTGACGCGCGCGAAGGGGCTGCTGCCGCGGAGAGGCTTCGAATGGCCGATTGTGACCTCATCGTCCTGTTTCTGACGACCTATCTCACGTCCTCGATGGTTCTGCCCATCGCGCAGCGGTCTCGCACTCCCGTACTGGTAATTGACCTGCAGCCAACCGAGAAGATGGATCACGTTGCGTTCGACACCGGGATGTGGCTGGCGTATTGCGGTCAATGCCCCGTCCCTGAAGTCGGGAATGTCTTCCGGCGGGCGGGAATCCCCTTCCGATCGGTGTCGGGGCACCTGCGACAGGAGGCGGCATGGGAGCGCATCAGCGTGTGGGTTCGGGCCGCGCACATAAGGGCGTCCCTGCGCCATGCTCGACACGGACTTATGGGCCACCTCTATCCGGGGATGCTGGATGTGTCCACCGACCTCACGCTGTTGTCGACGACATTCGGTTCGCATGTGGAGGTACTAGAGTTCGATGATCTGCGTCAGCGTGTGGATCGCGTAACGGAGCCTCAGGTCGCAGAGCGCGTTGCGCTCGCACGCGAGGTCTTTACTGTGGATGACACCGTGGATGCCGAGGACTTTGCGTGGGGAGCTCGGGTCAGCGTCGCGCTGGACTCTCTCGTGGAGGACTTCGATCTCGATACTCTCGCGTACTACCACCGGGGCCTTGATGGTGAGCTTCACGAGAGGCTCGGCGCGGGCATGATCCTCGGTGCTTCGCTTCTCACGGCACGAGGGATCCCCACCACGGGCGAGTACGAGCTGCGCACCACCGTGGCCCAGCTGGCGACGCAGGTGATTGGCGCGGGAGGGTCCTTCACTGAGATCCAGGCACTCAACTTCGAAGACAACGTCGTCGAGATGGGTCACGACGGTCCGGCGCACCTGGCTGTCTCTTCTCAGGAGCCCCTTCTTCGTGGTTTGGGCGTTTTTCACGGTAAACGCGGGTGGGGTGTGAGTGTCGAGTTCGATGTGCACCCCGGGCACGTCACGCTTTTGGGGCTCGGCCAGGACCGCGACGGATCGCTGGTGTTCGTCGCCTCCGAGGGCGTCGTCCGACCGGGGCCACTTCTGTCGATCGGAAATACGACAAGTCGAGTGGACTTCGACCGCGACCCCGGCGTGTGGGTAGACGAGTGGAGCGGCACCGGTGTTGGTCACCACTGGTCACTCTCGATCGGGCATCACGCCAATGACTACCGCGCGGCAGCGAACCTCCTGGGCATCGACTTCACCCAGATCTAG